From a single Verrucomicrobiia bacterium genomic region:
- a CDS encoding LPS-assembly protein LptD, whose protein sequence is MNWLRALPALIPLLGLASLTAAADLHDPAGPDRDRIEIRSLNDQFLVEYDLETGTASAAHGVQVLYRDAILTALRIQLDRTTGDAVAEGAVTLERGGQIWNGERLLYNFFTEAMEVESFRLGIPPLFVGGERAVTLEPVEQGRLVRLDGGFVTTDDLATPGYRIRARSITLREDRRLVAHDAMLYLGDTPVFWFPYYTRRLDRHPARWMLTPGYRGLHGAYLRAAYEFDLGTNAVGAVHLDSYSRRGFGIGPELRYDLEPLGTGALHGYWIADQRPGQDPITGELIDRQRDRIRFQHQVTLRPNLTATAVVGRQSDPWVTRDFFEDEFRANPMPGTHVEVQQAWPDFTLNALTRVQVNDFFETVERLPDIRLSAHRQELGRSGLFYEGETSAGWFQRRFATGHPDDDYSAFRGDTLHQVLLPKTFFGWLNVTPRAGGRLTYYGETHGDAWEDLEARTRAVVHLGAEVSFKAHRLWQGASSRFWDVEGLRHILEPSAQYAFTPKPNARPLELPQFDTELPSLRPLPIHYPDYNAIDSIDSRNVIRWGLRNKLQTKRDGRVEDLLDWALLTDWRLDPRDGQADLGDVYSELDFQPRRWLTVNSEIRVDPNDALLRESHHSVIFKPGSDWSLGLTHRYTRDDPDLGVGGNLLGTRLYLRFSENWGFRTSHYYEIRNRSLEEQYYTIYRDLRSLTAALTLRLRDNLGGDDEIAVSLSISLKAFPRFRSGQDAERPSLLIGG, encoded by the coding sequence ATGAACTGGCTGCGCGCCCTCCCTGCCCTGATCCCCCTCCTGGGCCTCGCAAGCCTCACCGCCGCAGCCGATCTCCACGACCCCGCCGGTCCGGATCGCGACCGCATCGAGATCCGCTCCCTCAACGACCAGTTCCTAGTCGAGTACGACCTCGAAACCGGCACCGCCAGCGCCGCCCACGGCGTTCAGGTCCTTTACCGGGATGCCATCCTCACCGCCCTGCGTATCCAACTGGACCGCACGACCGGCGACGCCGTGGCCGAAGGCGCCGTCACCCTCGAACGGGGCGGCCAGATCTGGAACGGCGAGCGGCTCCTCTACAACTTCTTCACCGAGGCCATGGAGGTGGAGTCCTTCCGCCTCGGCATTCCCCCGCTCTTCGTCGGCGGCGAGCGTGCCGTCACCCTCGAACCCGTCGAACAAGGCCGCTTGGTCCGCCTCGATGGAGGCTTTGTCACCACCGATGACCTCGCCACGCCAGGATACCGGATTCGCGCCCGTTCGATCACGCTCCGCGAGGATCGGCGCCTCGTCGCCCACGACGCCATGTTGTATCTCGGCGACACCCCGGTCTTCTGGTTTCCGTACTACACCCGACGCCTCGACCGTCACCCCGCTCGCTGGATGCTCACCCCGGGCTACCGCGGGCTGCATGGCGCCTATCTCCGGGCCGCCTACGAGTTTGACCTCGGCACCAACGCCGTCGGCGCGGTCCATCTCGATTCGTATTCCCGGCGCGGTTTTGGCATCGGCCCCGAACTCCGTTACGACCTCGAACCCCTCGGCACCGGCGCCCTCCATGGTTACTGGATCGCCGATCAGCGCCCGGGCCAGGACCCCATCACCGGCGAACTCATCGATCGTCAGCGCGATCGCATCCGTTTCCAACACCAGGTCACCCTCCGCCCAAACCTCACCGCCACCGCCGTCGTCGGACGCCAGTCCGATCCCTGGGTAACCCGCGACTTCTTCGAGGACGAATTCCGCGCCAATCCCATGCCCGGCACGCACGTCGAGGTGCAGCAGGCCTGGCCGGACTTCACCCTCAACGCCCTCACCCGGGTCCAGGTCAATGACTTCTTCGAAACCGTCGAACGCCTCCCCGACATCCGCCTCTCCGCCCACCGCCAGGAACTCGGCCGCTCCGGTCTCTTCTACGAGGGCGAAACCTCCGCCGGCTGGTTCCAACGCCGCTTCGCCACCGGCCACCCCGACGACGACTACTCCGCCTTCCGCGGCGACACCCTTCACCAGGTGCTTCTCCCCAAGACCTTCTTCGGCTGGCTCAATGTGACCCCTCGCGCCGGCGGACGCCTCACCTACTACGGCGAAACCCACGGCGACGCCTGGGAGGATCTCGAGGCCCGCACCCGCGCCGTCGTGCACCTCGGCGCCGAGGTCTCCTTCAAGGCCCACCGCCTCTGGCAGGGCGCCTCCAGTCGTTTCTGGGACGTCGAGGGCCTCCGCCACATCCTCGAACCGTCCGCCCAATACGCCTTCACCCCCAAACCCAACGCGCGCCCCCTCGAACTCCCGCAGTTCGACACCGAACTCCCCAGCCTCCGCCCCCTCCCCATCCATTACCCGGATTACAACGCCATCGACTCCATCGACAGCCGCAATGTCATCCGCTGGGGCCTCCGCAATAAACTCCAGACCAAACGCGACGGCCGCGTCGAGGATCTCCTCGACTGGGCCCTCCTCACCGACTGGCGCCTCGACCCCCGCGACGGTCAGGCCGACCTCGGCGATGTCTATTCCGAACTCGACTTCCAACCGCGCCGCTGGCTCACCGTCAATTCCGAGATCCGCGTCGATCCCAACGACGCCCTGCTCCGCGAATCCCACCACTCCGTCATCTTCAAACCCGGCAGCGACTGGTCCCTCGGCCTCACCCATCGCTACACCCGCGACGACCCCGATCTCGGCGTCGGTGGCAATCTCCTCGGTACCCGCCTCTACCTCCGCTTCAGCGAGAACTGGGGATTCCGCACCTCCCACTACTACGAGATCCGCAATCGCTCCCTCGAAGAGCAGTACTACACGATCTACCGCGACCTCCGCAGCCTCACCGCCGCCCTCACCCTCCGCCTCCGCGATAACCTTGGCGGCGATGACGAAATTGCCGTCTCCCTCTCCATCTCCCTCAAGGCCTTCCCCCGCTTCCGCAGCGGCCAGGACGCCGAACGACCCTCCCTCCTCATCGGCGGCTGA
- a CDS encoding metallophosphoesterase, protein MRLLVVSDIHYAGAAEKARRGWERRAIRPFPLRWIATFYRRHLWLADPTAHNAQLDAFLERAGSPDWVVANGDYSCDSAFVGVADDAAFDSARECLDRLRAPFQDRFHATLGDHELGKMSLFGGCGGPRLASWHRAIGPLGLQPLWSQPAGRFHLVGITSSLLALPTFLPELLPDERDAWHQLRTRHLESLQALWDAIPQGHRVILFCHDPTALPFLAREPWFQARLPQLACTVIGHLHSEAVLRTSRLLAGMPELAFLGNTARRLSGALRRARHWAPFRVVLCPSPAGIQLRKDGGYLEINLHPNADSPPPVTRHHLPWP, encoded by the coding sequence ATGCGCCTCCTGGTGGTCAGCGACATCCACTACGCCGGCGCCGCCGAGAAGGCGCGGCGCGGCTGGGAACGGCGCGCCATCCGCCCCTTCCCCCTCCGCTGGATCGCCACCTTCTACCGACGCCACCTCTGGCTCGCCGATCCCACCGCCCACAACGCCCAACTCGACGCCTTCCTCGAACGGGCCGGTTCCCCCGACTGGGTCGTCGCCAATGGCGACTACTCCTGTGACAGCGCCTTCGTCGGGGTCGCCGATGACGCCGCCTTCGACAGTGCCCGGGAATGCCTCGACCGCCTCCGCGCCCCGTTCCAGGACCGTTTCCACGCCACCCTCGGCGACCATGAACTCGGCAAAATGAGCCTCTTCGGCGGCTGCGGCGGACCCCGCCTCGCCAGTTGGCACCGCGCCATCGGCCCCCTCGGACTCCAACCCCTCTGGTCCCAACCCGCCGGCCGCTTCCACCTCGTCGGCATCACCTCCAGCCTCCTCGCCCTCCCCACCTTCCTCCCCGAACTGCTCCCCGACGAACGCGACGCCTGGCACCAGCTCCGCACCCGGCACCTCGAATCCCTCCAGGCCCTCTGGGACGCCATCCCCCAGGGCCACCGTGTCATCCTCTTCTGCCACGATCCCACCGCCCTCCCGTTCCTCGCCCGTGAACCCTGGTTCCAGGCGCGCCTTCCCCAGCTCGCCTGCACCGTCATCGGCCATCTCCACTCCGAAGCGGTCCTCCGCACCAGCCGCCTCCTCGCCGGCATGCCCGAACTCGCCTTCCTCGGCAACACCGCCCGACGCCTCAGCGGCGCCCTCCGCCGCGCCCGCCACTGGGCCCCCTTCCGCGTCGTGCTCTGCCCCTCCCCCGCCGGCATCCAGCTTCGCAAGGACGGCGGCTACCTCGAAATCAACCTCCACCCCAACGCCGATTCCCCCCCGCCCGTCACCCGCCATCACCTCCCCTGGCCCTGA
- a CDS encoding iron-containing alcohol dehydrogenase, giving the protein MAASPASASSEGHRRLPPDWHLAPFDKQPRTRLVFGRASVARIGEFVGEMGGRRVLVVTDPGLVRAGHPARICDLLRRAGAEVEVFDQVRENPDTVCVDECLAVARVFRPEVLVGLGGGSAMDTAKGCNFLHTNGGRMQDYWGVGKARRPMLPFVAIPTTAGTGSECQSAALIADADSHMKMACLDPKAAARIAILDPELTVSQPRAVTAHTGIDAIAHAVETAVTARRNAISLMYSHEAFKLLVPSLPKVLRAPDDVEARGRMLLGAALAGTAIELSMLGAAHSAANPLTAHFGVVHGVAVGLMLPHVVRFNAADPDVRLAYAELASAPEIACVSEGIGEAVEALVRRLEGLLNLAETPGSLGAAGVDGALIPKMAEEAARQWTANFNPRPLGREEFAAMYRAAEQPRGGGELGEDEEEGQGQGR; this is encoded by the coding sequence ATGGCTGCAAGTCCCGCGTCCGCATCGTCCGAGGGCCACCGTCGTTTGCCGCCGGACTGGCATCTGGCCCCATTCGACAAGCAACCCCGGACGCGGCTGGTGTTTGGCCGGGCGTCGGTGGCGCGGATAGGGGAGTTTGTGGGGGAGATGGGGGGGCGTCGGGTGCTGGTGGTGACGGATCCCGGGCTGGTGCGGGCGGGTCATCCGGCGCGCATATGCGATCTGCTGCGGCGGGCGGGGGCGGAGGTGGAGGTATTCGACCAGGTGCGGGAGAATCCGGACACGGTGTGTGTGGACGAGTGTCTGGCGGTCGCGAGGGTATTTCGGCCGGAGGTGCTGGTGGGATTGGGTGGGGGGAGCGCGATGGACACGGCGAAGGGCTGCAATTTTCTCCACACGAACGGGGGGCGGATGCAGGACTACTGGGGGGTGGGGAAGGCGCGGCGTCCGATGCTGCCGTTTGTGGCGATACCCACGACGGCGGGCACCGGGAGCGAGTGCCAGTCGGCGGCGTTGATTGCCGATGCGGACAGCCACATGAAGATGGCGTGTCTGGATCCGAAGGCGGCGGCGCGGATTGCGATTCTGGATCCGGAACTGACGGTATCGCAGCCGCGTGCGGTGACGGCGCACACGGGGATCGACGCGATTGCGCACGCGGTGGAGACGGCGGTGACGGCGCGGCGGAACGCGATTTCGCTGATGTATTCGCACGAGGCGTTCAAGCTGCTGGTGCCGAGCCTGCCGAAGGTGTTGCGGGCGCCGGACGATGTGGAAGCGCGGGGGCGGATGCTGTTGGGGGCGGCGCTGGCGGGGACGGCGATCGAGTTGAGCATGCTGGGGGCGGCGCATTCGGCGGCCAATCCATTGACGGCGCATTTTGGGGTGGTGCACGGGGTGGCGGTGGGACTGATGCTGCCGCATGTGGTGCGGTTCAACGCGGCGGATCCGGATGTGCGGCTGGCGTATGCGGAGCTGGCGTCGGCGCCGGAAATTGCGTGTGTGAGCGAGGGGATCGGGGAGGCGGTTGAGGCGTTGGTGCGGCGGTTGGAAGGGTTGCTGAACCTGGCGGAGACGCCGGGGTCGCTGGGGGCGGCGGGGGTGGATGGGGCGTTGATACCGAAGATGGCCGAGGAGGCGGCGCGACAGTGGACGGCGAACTTCAATCCGCGTCCGTTGGGACGCGAGGAATTCGCGGCGATGTACCGGGCGGCGGAGCAGCCGCGGGGCGGGGGGGAATTGGGAGAGGACGAGGAGGAGGGTCAGGGCCAGGGGAGGTGA
- a CDS encoding ABC transporter permease has product MNPPHPSTPDWVIYTPDSPVRRPGPFLAAMLRDLAASRGLAWRLFVRDLSAMYRQSVLGYVWAFVPPILAALPWMILNRENILTVGDTPVPYPAFVLAGTLLWQTFIDALNAPLKQTTAARGMLARIQFPREALVLAGLAETAWNFLIRLLLLIPVLALADVPLAPSLLWAPLGIASLLLLGTAIGLVITPVGLLYTDIGRAIPIVATFGMLLTPVVYPPRPEGWVGWLATWNPVSPVLVTTRDWLTAQPPQLLAGFGWVTLAALAVFLAAWFAYRLAMPMIVERMGG; this is encoded by the coding sequence ATGAATCCGCCCCATCCCTCCACCCCAGACTGGGTCATCTACACCCCGGACTCCCCCGTCCGCCGCCCCGGCCCCTTCCTCGCCGCCATGCTCCGCGACCTCGCCGCCTCGCGAGGCCTCGCCTGGCGCCTCTTCGTCCGCGACCTCAGCGCCATGTACCGGCAGTCCGTGCTCGGCTACGTCTGGGCCTTCGTCCCCCCCATCCTCGCCGCCCTCCCCTGGATGATCCTCAACCGCGAAAACATCCTCACCGTCGGCGACACCCCCGTTCCCTACCCCGCCTTCGTCCTCGCCGGAACCCTCCTCTGGCAGACCTTCATCGACGCCCTCAACGCCCCCCTCAAACAAACCACCGCCGCCCGCGGCATGCTCGCCCGCATCCAGTTCCCCCGCGAAGCCCTCGTCCTCGCCGGCCTGGCCGAAACCGCCTGGAACTTCCTCATCCGCCTGCTCCTCCTCATCCCTGTCCTCGCCCTCGCAGACGTCCCCCTCGCCCCCTCCCTCCTCTGGGCCCCCCTCGGCATCGCCAGCCTCCTCCTCCTCGGCACCGCCATCGGACTCGTCATCACTCCGGTCGGACTCCTCTACACCGACATCGGTCGCGCCATCCCGATCGTCGCTACCTTCGGCATGCTCCTCACCCCGGTCGTCTATCCGCCGCGCCCGGAAGGCTGGGTCGGCTGGCTCGCCACCTGGAACCCCGTCAGTCCCGTCCTCGTCACCACCCGCGACTGGCTCACCGCCCAACCCCCGCAACTCCTCGCCGGCTTCGGATGGGTCACCCTCGCCGCCCTCGCCGTCTTCCTCGCCGCATGGTTCGCCTACCGCCTCGCCATGCCCATGATCGTCGAACGGATGGGCGGCTGA
- a CDS encoding ABC transporter ATP-binding protein, translating into MPDSDLVIRARHVSKKYCRGLRRSLWYGLRDIASEALGTLGSHDRLRPDEFWAVNDVSFELQRGECLGLIGHNGAGKTTLLKMLNGLLKPDRGQLALRGQVGALIALGAGFNPILSGRENIYVNGAILGRSRTEIEARLDDIIDYADLREFIDAPVRSYSSGMHVRLGFAVAVAFRPDILLLDEVLAVGDVGFQARCFNTLSAFRAAGTAFILVSHNMHQIQRYCDRVLHLSHGRVGCLGPTSLAIDAYHREMAARAPAPGDGNDFSTPNGSGRVRLTSAHFLNSHGQPVERLRSGQPLTLRLDFDCPSPPVTGAVLDVLIRDREGIFFQGTNLDRGGPLDPLPASGSLEVAFDSLPANATDLHFFVALLDGHTREVFDWKRNLRLEVLGNPASPGRVLLPCHFAVRSRHG; encoded by the coding sequence ATGCCCGATTCCGACCTCGTCATCCGCGCCCGGCACGTCTCGAAGAAGTATTGCCGCGGTCTCCGTCGCTCCCTCTGGTACGGCCTCCGCGACATCGCCTCCGAAGCCCTCGGCACCCTCGGCAGCCATGACCGGCTTCGCCCCGACGAGTTCTGGGCCGTCAATGACGTCTCCTTCGAACTCCAGCGCGGCGAATGCCTCGGCCTCATCGGCCACAACGGCGCCGGCAAAACCACGCTGCTCAAAATGCTCAACGGCCTCCTCAAACCCGACCGCGGCCAGCTCGCCCTCCGCGGCCAGGTCGGCGCCCTCATCGCCCTCGGCGCCGGCTTCAATCCCATCCTCTCCGGACGCGAAAACATCTACGTCAACGGTGCCATCCTCGGCCGGTCCCGCACCGAAATCGAAGCCCGCCTCGACGACATCATCGACTACGCCGACCTCCGCGAGTTCATCGACGCCCCCGTCCGCTCCTACAGTTCCGGAATGCACGTCCGCCTCGGTTTCGCCGTGGCCGTCGCCTTCCGGCCCGACATCCTCCTCCTCGACGAAGTCCTTGCTGTCGGCGATGTCGGCTTTCAGGCCCGATGCTTCAACACCCTCAGTGCCTTCCGCGCCGCCGGCACCGCCTTCATCCTCGTCTCCCACAACATGCACCAGATCCAGCGCTACTGTGATCGCGTGCTCCACCTGTCCCACGGCCGCGTCGGCTGCCTCGGCCCCACCTCCCTCGCCATCGACGCCTATCACCGCGAAATGGCCGCCCGCGCCCCCGCCCCCGGGGACGGCAACGATTTCTCCACCCCCAACGGCTCCGGCCGCGTCCGCCTCACCTCCGCCCATTTCCTCAATTCCCACGGCCAGCCCGTCGAACGGCTCCGCTCCGGCCAACCCCTCACCCTCCGCCTCGACTTCGATTGCCCCTCCCCGCCCGTGACCGGAGCCGTTCTCGATGTCCTGATCCGTGACCGCGAAGGCATCTTCTTCCAGGGCACCAATCTCGACCGCGGCGGTCCCCTCGATCCCCTGCCCGCCTCCGGTTCCCTCGAGGTCGCCTTCGACTCCCTCCCCGCCAATGCCACCGACCTGCACTTCTTCGTCGCCCTCCTCGATGGACACACCCGCGAGGTCTTCGACTGGAAACGCAACCTCCGCCTCGAAGTCCTCGGCAATCCCGCCTCCCCCGGTCGCGTCCTCCTCCCGTGCCACTTCGCCGTCAGATCCCGCCATGGCTGA
- a CDS encoding class I SAM-dependent methyltransferase: protein MAERAHPDDPAFRRRWVLRRRGGWLPWLRRLPNPYLDAFLWRYRWVSSHALDKDVLDVPCGMGWGTSRIRGARSITGVDLHQNSILEAHQRYGRHAQFWVGDMRHLDFPRATFDLVACLEGIEHVPVAVGKAFLEESLRVLRPDGQLLLSSPYCRTAAHSGNPHHLHEYAPAEIESLLQPDWSIEERLSREVDNLTVLYLRCRPRSHA from the coding sequence ATGGCTGAACGCGCCCATCCCGACGATCCCGCCTTCCGCCGGCGCTGGGTCCTCCGCCGCCGCGGCGGCTGGCTCCCCTGGCTCCGCCGCCTGCCCAACCCCTACCTCGACGCCTTCCTCTGGCGCTACCGCTGGGTCTCCTCCCACGCCCTCGACAAAGATGTCCTCGATGTCCCCTGCGGCATGGGCTGGGGCACCTCCCGCATCCGCGGCGCCCGGTCGATCACCGGCGTCGATCTCCACCAGAATTCCATCCTCGAAGCCCACCAACGCTACGGCCGCCATGCCCAGTTCTGGGTCGGAGACATGCGCCACCTCGACTTCCCCCGCGCCACCTTCGACCTCGTCGCCTGCCTCGAAGGCATCGAACATGTCCCCGTCGCCGTCGGAAAGGCGTTCCTCGAGGAATCCCTCCGCGTCCTCCGCCCGGACGGCCAGTTGCTCCTCTCCTCCCCCTACTGCCGCACCGCGGCCCACAGCGGCAACCCCCACCACCTCCACGAATACGCCCCCGCCGAAATCGAATCCCTCCTCCAACCGGACTGGTCCATCGAGGAACGTCTCTCCCGCGAGGTGGACAACCTCACCGTCCTCTACCTCCGCTGCCGGCCCCGTTCCCATGCCTGA
- a CDS encoding glycosyltransferase, whose product MPDPDPPIVSVVLPVRDGAQTLRPALASVLRQSLPNFELIVLDDGSTDDTPSILADCARNEPRLRLTRLPQLGLTVALNRGLELARAPYCARMDADDLAHPERLARQVAWLDAHPDVVAVGSQVTLIDDAGRPIGPLPVPLTHEEIDAAHLTGLAGRIIHPAATLRTDSLRRVGGYNPRYLTSQDYDLWLRLAETGRLANLPETLLDFRQHARSVSIQRRDQQARDVLEIWREARRRRGLDIPESLPPAQAAWLSGTERHAREWWVTLALAHGHFRTAWVHALALVRRHPTDRHVWWILHRVVRLRLRATSPGTALARLLRP is encoded by the coding sequence ATGCCGGACCCAGATCCTCCCATCGTTTCGGTGGTCCTGCCGGTGCGCGACGGCGCACAAACCCTCCGTCCCGCCCTCGCCAGTGTCCTCCGCCAATCCCTCCCCAACTTCGAACTGATCGTCCTCGACGACGGTTCCACCGACGACACCCCCTCGATCCTCGCCGACTGCGCCCGAAACGAACCCCGCCTCCGCCTCACCCGGCTCCCTCAACTCGGCCTCACCGTCGCCTTGAACCGCGGCCTGGAACTCGCCCGCGCCCCCTACTGCGCCCGGATGGATGCCGATGACCTCGCCCATCCCGAACGCCTCGCCCGCCAGGTCGCCTGGCTCGATGCCCATCCCGACGTCGTTGCCGTCGGCAGTCAGGTCACCCTCATCGACGATGCCGGCCGTCCGATCGGTCCCCTGCCGGTTCCCCTGACCCACGAGGAAATCGACGCCGCCCACCTCACGGGCCTGGCAGGCCGGATCATCCATCCCGCCGCCACCCTGCGCACGGACTCCCTCCGCCGCGTAGGCGGCTACAACCCCCGCTACCTCACGTCCCAGGATTACGACCTCTGGCTGCGCCTCGCCGAAACCGGCCGGCTTGCGAACCTCCCCGAAACCCTCCTCGATTTCCGTCAGCACGCCCGCAGCGTCTCCATCCAGCGCCGCGACCAGCAGGCGCGCGATGTTCTCGAAATCTGGCGCGAAGCCCGTCGCCGCCGCGGCCTCGACATACCGGAATCGCTCCCCCCGGCCCAGGCCGCGTGGCTCTCCGGCACCGAACGCCACGCCCGCGAATGGTGGGTCACCCTCGCCCTCGCCCACGGCCATTTCCGCACCGCCTGGGTCCATGCCCTCGCCCTCGTCCGGCGCCACCCCACGGATCGACACGTGTGGTGGATCCTCCACCGTGTCGTGCGCCTCCGCCTTCGAGCCACCTCTCCCGGCACTGCCCTCGCCCGCCTCCTCCGCCCGTGA
- a CDS encoding glycosyltransferase family 2 protein, with translation MISLCLCTHRPRPEILERCLDALRRQSLPRGGLELVVIDNASPEPLDPARLDLDSFPFPARLIREETLGLTQARLRALRESRGHLLIFVDDDNLLDPHYAGEALRFFEATPSAGAASGRSLGKFQIPPPDWCDPQIRLALALRNLAEPACRLEGVLAPLGAGLVIRRDAFLHAAQTPFLLTDRRGRDLSSGGDSELGHRLRLLGWELWYDRALELTHLIPAERLTLPYFERLHRNFGRAWPILELYWLPDRPWHRLRHLRRAASLRLRGLHRRLPHPPRSPTEARSHLESHFDLGMAESLWHLAWGPPLWDLIRPLRNPPLSPAPSPITPTRRA, from the coding sequence GTGATCTCCCTCTGCCTCTGCACCCATCGGCCCCGTCCGGAAATCCTGGAACGCTGCCTCGACGCCCTCCGCCGTCAGTCCCTCCCCCGCGGCGGCCTCGAACTCGTCGTCATCGACAACGCCTCCCCCGAACCCCTCGACCCCGCACGCCTCGACCTCGACTCCTTCCCCTTCCCTGCGCGCCTCATCCGCGAGGAAACCCTCGGCCTCACCCAGGCCCGCCTCCGCGCCCTCCGCGAATCCCGCGGACACCTTCTCATCTTCGTCGATGACGACAATCTTCTCGACCCCCACTACGCCGGCGAAGCCCTGCGCTTCTTCGAAGCCACCCCCAGCGCCGGCGCCGCCAGCGGACGCAGCCTCGGCAAATTCCAGATTCCGCCCCCCGACTGGTGCGATCCGCAAATCCGTCTTGCCCTGGCCCTCCGCAACCTCGCCGAACCCGCCTGCCGCCTGGAAGGCGTCCTCGCCCCCCTGGGCGCCGGCCTGGTCATTCGGCGCGACGCCTTCCTCCATGCGGCTCAAACCCCGTTCCTCCTCACCGACCGGCGCGGACGCGACCTCTCCTCCGGCGGCGACAGCGAACTCGGTCACCGCCTCCGCCTGCTCGGATGGGAACTCTGGTACGACCGGGCCCTCGAACTCACCCACCTCATCCCTGCCGAACGCCTGACCCTCCCCTACTTCGAACGACTCCACCGCAACTTCGGTCGCGCCTGGCCGATTCTCGAACTGTACTGGCTCCCCGACCGCCCATGGCATCGCCTGCGCCACCTCCGCCGCGCCGCATCCCTGCGCCTCCGCGGCCTCCACCGACGACTGCCCCACCCGCCCCGTTCCCCAACCGAAGCTCGAAGCCACCTCGAATCCCACTTCGACCTCGGCATGGCCGAATCCCTCTGGCACCTCGCCTGGGGCCCACCCCTCTGGGACCTCATCCGCCCCCTCCGCAACCCGCCCCTTTCGCCTGCCCCTTCCCCCATCACCCCCACCCGCAGAGCCTGA